The following DNA comes from Candidatus Baltobacteraceae bacterium.
TCTCGATCCACTTGCTTGCTTCACCTTCGATGGGTTTCTTGACCTTTGCCGGAACGCCGGCGGCCAACACGTGATCCGGAATCTCGACCCGCTCGCCGACGACGCTGCCGGCGGCAATCAGCGATCCTTCGCCGATCACGCAGCCGTTGAGCAGCACGGCGTTGCTGCCGATCAAAGCGTGCCGCTTCACGTGACAGTCCTCCATAACGGCGCAGTGGCCGATGGTGACGTCGTCGTCGATCTGTGTCAGCGTCGTGACATGAAGAACGGCATTGTCTTGCACGGACGTGCGCGCGCCGACGCGAATCGGGCCATTGTCGCCCCGGAGCACGGCGCCAAACCAGATGCTCGATTGCTCACCAACCTCTACGTCACCGATGAGGACGGCAGTGGGCGCCACGAACGCGCTGGGATGGATTCTGGGGGTTTTACC
Coding sequences within:
- a CDS encoding gamma carbonic anhydrase family protein, which translates into the protein MIITYRGKTPRIHPSAFVAPTAVLIGDVEVGEQSSIWFGAVLRGDNGPIRVGARTSVQDNAVLHVTTLTQIDDDVTIGHCAVMEDCHVKRHALIGSNAVLLNGCVIGEGSLIAAGSVVGERVEIPDHVLAAGVPAKVKKPIEGEASKWIEIAAEEYVHLSRSYIAEGIHAQRP